AAACTGTCAGGGTACGCTTATATTCACCGGCGGTGTGTAGCTCGATATCGACATCGTGCTTTTTAAGTAGCTTATTCAGGTTTGGCAGTTGTGCCATCACTCCAATAGAACCAATAACCGCAAAAGGTGCTGCCAGTATTTTATCGGCAGTGCAAGCCATCATATAGCCACCACTGGCGGCCACTTTATCAACCGCAATGGTCAGCTTGATGCCTTTGTCACGAATACGCTGTAACTGGGAAGAAGCCAGACCGTAGGAATGCACCAGCCCTCCTCCACTTTCCAGACGTACAAGAACTTCGTCTTCTTTTCTGGCAATACCCAGAACAGCCGTAATTTCTTCACGCAGAGAAGAGGTAGCTGAGGCTTTTATATCACCCTGAAAGTCCAAAACATAAAGACGTGGACGTGTTTCTTTCTCCTCTTTGTCTTTTGATTTCTTTTTAGCAGCTTTATCCGCTTTATCTTGCTTCTTTTTATCTTTTGCCTGTTGTTTTAACTCGTCTGCAGTCAGCAGTGAGTGCTCCAAGCCTTCCCGGAGTTCCTTGTAATGATCGTTCAGTTTATCGATTTCAAGATGTCCCTTTCTGGCTTTTTTTGCCTTTGAACCAGCAGCTGTGAACACTACCACCACGACGACCAGTGCAACGATGACCGTTAATGCCTTGGCCAGAAATAAACCGTATTCTGCCAGATACTCCAAGTGAGCCTCCATTCAGTAACTATTTTCACAGTGGCATAGCATAACTGATTTGGCGGTTGTCTACCTGATAAATGGAATGGCAAAAACGGTTTGACCTTTGCCCGATCGCTTATAGCGGACTGATTAACAATCAGTCCATCGTTATTACTTAGTGCTTCCGATTGAACTCAGAGGTTTTTGTTATTTTATTAAAGATCTGAATTATGATTGTATAAAATAATTGATTAATTTTCGGGCTATGGTGAAGCCCGGAGGGATGTCCGGCAGGTTGTCGATATGGAACCAGTCGCCGTCAGAAAGTTCTTTTGAATCCAGAAGAATGTCACCGGACTCATATTCCGCATGAAAGCCCAGCATCAAGGAATGAGGAAATGGCCAGTTCTGGCTGAATCGGTACTCGGGATTTTTTACCTTAATGCCTGTCTCTTCCATAACCTCCCTGATCACACCTTCTTCTGCACTTTCGCCCGGTTCAATAAAACCCGCAACGGTTGTAAACACCGGATTATCTCGTACATGCCGATTGTGCATCACCAGCAATACTTCATCTCCACGGTGAACCAGCACAATGATGCAAGGTGAAATCCTTGGATAATAATGAGCACTGCAACGATTACAGACCATAGCCCACTCCCCTGCCTTTCCATCGCACCGGCTACCGC
Above is a window of Endozoicomonas montiporae CL-33 DNA encoding:
- the sohB gene encoding protease SohB; this translates as MEYLAEYGLFLAKALTVIVALVVVVVVFTAAGSKAKKARKGHLEIDKLNDHYKELREGLEHSLLTADELKQQAKDKKKQDKADKAAKKKSKDKEEKETRPRLYVLDFQGDIKASATSSLREEITAVLGIARKEDEVLVRLESGGGLVHSYGLASSQLQRIRDKGIKLTIAVDKVAASGGYMMACTADKILAAPFAVIGSIGVMAQLPNLNKLLKKHDVDIELHTAGEYKRTLTVLGENTEKGREKFKQDMEDTHQLFKDFVQSAREQVTIEEVATGEIWYGQKAIEKNLVDEIKTSDQYIYDQVDSADIIHVAYTMKKGLPEKLGLAAHHAVDTTLLKWWERLSADRVH
- the nudC gene encoding NAD(+) diphosphatase — translated: MTQMYKPLMGRDSGLEPELWLVVGKGCVFHSEPDQWLWTDNRLFKDSDQVVIGYFDDKPVAVTYQKDIPSADQTPLRSILSLQHEGLTLLLSHGLQILTAERDHRFCGRCGSRCDGKAGEWAMVCNRCSAHYYPRISPCIIVLVHRGDEVLLVMHNRHVRDNPVFTTVAGFIEPGESAEEGVIREVMEETGIKVKNPEYRFSQNWPFPHSLMLGFHAEYESGDILLDSKELSDGDWFHIDNLPDIPPGFTIARKLINYFIQS